The following are encoded together in the Acidobacteriota bacterium genome:
- the asnS gene encoding asparagine--tRNA ligase, with protein sequence MNQTYINEIGEHVGASVTIKGWLHNRRSSGKIHFLVLRDGTGFLQVVMGKKDVDEATFAKADHLSQESAIIVTGTVRADERAAGGYELIASGLEVVNEAHDYPITPKEHGVDYLMDRRHLWIRAERQTAILRVRHEIINAVRDFFNDQGFILADTPIFTPAACEGTTTLFPVEYFEHEKAYLTQSGQLYNEANAMALGKVYAFGPTFRAEKSKTRRHLTEFWMVEPEMAYADLNDVITLAEGLITSVVARVLDRRQKELKTLERNTSKLEAVKAPFPRLHYDEAAKILLDQGLPFVKGGDLGGTDETVLSEQFDRPVCVTHYPAAIKAFYMKPDPNEMDKALCVDVLAPEGYGEIIGGGQRLDDLDLLLQRIKDHELPQEAFEWYLDLRRYGSVPHGGFGMGIERCVSWICGLEHVRETIPYPRMLYRIYP encoded by the coding sequence CGTCGGTGACCATCAAGGGCTGGCTGCACAACCGGCGGTCGAGCGGCAAGATTCACTTCCTCGTCCTCCGCGACGGCACCGGCTTCTTGCAGGTCGTCATGGGCAAGAAGGACGTGGACGAGGCGACGTTTGCCAAGGCCGATCACCTGAGCCAGGAGAGCGCCATCATCGTCACCGGCACCGTGCGCGCCGACGAGCGCGCGGCCGGCGGCTACGAGCTGATCGCCAGCGGGCTCGAGGTGGTGAACGAGGCGCACGACTACCCCATCACGCCGAAGGAACACGGCGTCGACTACCTGATGGATCGCCGGCACCTGTGGATCCGCGCCGAGCGCCAGACGGCGATCCTGCGCGTGCGCCACGAGATCATCAATGCCGTCCGCGATTTCTTCAACGACCAGGGCTTCATCCTCGCCGACACGCCGATCTTCACGCCCGCGGCGTGCGAGGGCACGACGACGCTGTTTCCGGTGGAGTATTTCGAGCACGAGAAGGCCTACCTGACGCAGAGCGGACAGCTCTACAACGAAGCCAACGCCATGGCGCTCGGCAAGGTCTACGCCTTCGGCCCGACGTTCCGCGCCGAGAAGAGCAAGACCCGCCGTCACCTCACCGAGTTCTGGATGGTCGAGCCCGAGATGGCCTACGCCGACCTGAACGACGTGATCACGCTCGCCGAAGGGCTGATCACTTCGGTCGTCGCGCGCGTGCTGGATCGCCGGCAGAAAGAACTGAAGACGCTCGAGCGCAACACCAGCAAGCTCGAAGCGGTGAAGGCGCCGTTCCCGCGGCTGCATTACGACGAGGCCGCCAAGATCCTGCTCGATCAGGGCCTGCCCTTCGTCAAGGGCGGCGACCTGGGCGGCACCGACGAGACCGTGTTGTCGGAGCAGTTCGATCGCCCGGTGTGCGTGACGCACTACCCCGCCGCGATCAAGGCGTTCTACATGAAGCCGGATCCGAACGAGATGGACAAGGCGCTGTGCGTGGACGTGCTGGCGCCGGAAGGTTACGGCGAGATCATCGGCGGCGGCCAGCGGCTCGACGACCTGGATCTCCTGCTGCAGCGCATCAAGGATCACGAACTACCGCAGGAGGCGTTCGAGTGGTACCTCGACCTGCGCCGCTACGGTTCGGTGCCGCACGGCGGTTTCGGCATGGGCATCGAGCGCTGCGTCAGCTGGATCTGCGGCCTGGAGCACGTCCGCGAGACTATTCCCTACCCGCGGATGCTCTACCGGATCTACCCATAA